In Bacteroidales bacterium, the following are encoded in one genomic region:
- a CDS encoding acetylserotonin O-methyltransferase yields MKPAFNINKPEQLREIISAFRISRIILTAYELDIFSHIATQGSESQEICQKIKTDARATDRIMNALCAIGLLQKRKQKFYNTPFSSEYLSRSSSNYLKGLMHSVSMWDTWSTMTEMIRTGKSQRKKVKSRKNTNWSEAFIGAMHERAHKQAKALLDKLNLTEVRYFLDIGGGSGVYAMEFVKRNNKNKATIFDLPDIIPITKKYVKLEGLEKRISFICGDYNKNGFGSGYDMAFLSAIIHINSPAQNHKLIKKCYNALNRGGQIVIQDHVMDEDRTSPFGGALFAMNMLVSTEHGDTYTEREISDWLKNEGFSGVKRTETFNNAMITAMK; encoded by the coding sequence ATGAAACCCGCATTTAACATTAACAAGCCCGAGCAACTCCGTGAAATCATTTCCGCTTTTCGCATCAGCCGAATTATCCTTACGGCATACGAGCTGGATATTTTTTCGCATATTGCTACGCAAGGTTCCGAATCACAGGAGATTTGTCAAAAGATAAAAACAGATGCCCGCGCTACCGACAGGATTATGAATGCACTTTGTGCTATTGGCCTGCTTCAAAAACGAAAACAAAAATTTTACAATACTCCTTTTTCGTCAGAATATTTATCACGAAGTAGTAGCAATTATTTAAAAGGCCTTATGCATAGTGTCAGTATGTGGGACACGTGGTCAACGATGACAGAAATGATACGCACCGGGAAAAGCCAGCGTAAAAAAGTTAAGAGCCGCAAAAACACGAACTGGTCAGAAGCATTTATAGGTGCTATGCACGAAAGGGCACACAAACAGGCAAAAGCCCTGCTCGACAAATTGAATCTCACAGAGGTGCGGTATTTTCTTGATATCGGCGGGGGATCCGGAGTTTACGCAATGGAGTTTGTGAAAAGAAACAACAAGAACAAAGCTACTATTTTTGACCTGCCGGATATTATTCCGATAACAAAAAAATATGTAAAACTGGAAGGCCTGGAAAAGCGAATTAGCTTCATTTGCGGCGATTACAACAAAAACGGTTTTGGCTCGGGTTATGACATGGCCTTTCTCTCCGCCATCATACATATTAATTCGCCTGCTCAAAATCACAAACTCATAAAGAAATGTTATAATGCCTTAAACCGGGGAGGGCAAATAGTGATACAGGACCACGTGATGGACGAAGACAGAACTTCACCTTTCGGAGGGGCTTTGTTTGCTATGAATATGCTTGTGTCCACCGAGCATGGAGATACCTATACAGAAAGGGAAATTTCAGACT